The proteins below come from a single Bacteroidales bacterium genomic window:
- a CDS encoding response regulator produces MTKNYLLIAFIIIVINNLSAQDNNIIFEHLKIKDGLSQSTVYSILQDQKGFMWFGTQDRGLNKYDAYSFTIYTNNPLDSLSISSNRISKIIQDKKGNIWIGTWGGGLCKYIPEKDIFINYLHNPNNPNSISQNKAQTVYEDFNGNIWIGTVNGGLNKFDPTNEVFTHYKYNPLNPYSISNDRIWSITQDKKGNLWIATSNGLCKMFTKDETFVRYLYNPDDKSSISHKQVRTVFIDKSETIWVGTAIGLDKFDPKTEKFSHFIFPTKSKEKNSVNIILDDHKGSLWIGTHIGGLYKFNPTTSKYINYIHDPNNKNSIGYNDVRDIFEDNSKILWISTRGGGIDKIDLKPKKFNHFAHIPNCDNSLSNNRIKAIFEDKEGILWIGTDVGGGLDKFDRKNNKFTHYFNNPYNPKSISSNDITAITEDKFNNIWIGTDGSGINIFNRKTNNFTHLKNDQNNPKSLCHNDIWTIFEDNDGFIWLGTDNGLDRYDWNNKVFIHYKNNPDNPTSISNNQISIIYQDTYGGLWIGTDNGLNKYIKENDNFINFKNDPNNPNTISCNTIISIYEDEMNNFWIGTINGLNKFDRENKNFICYSKKEGLIGNAVHGIVEDNSGNLWVSTVNGLSKFDPYQKKFKNYDIYDGLQNNDFAKNANCKSYTGELIFGGINGFNIFSPDSIKDNPFVPPIVITDFQIFNKSIKAGKNSPLKKHINYTSEIHLSYKHSVISFHFSALNYTKTAKNKYEYKLEGFDKNWINIGTRRFVSYTNIDNGTYFFRVRGSNNDGVWNKEGVSIKIIKNPPFWETIVFYVIIIIIFFLLIYGLFKLRLKSLRNDKKYLEEKVNDRTREINFQKKELEKAYEEVKKSSKSKELFLANTSHEIRTPLNVIIGYTNLLMNTIKNTKQLLYVNNIRLSSNNLLVLINDILDFSKIEAGKLSIKISDFVFRDEINRLYDLMLSKANKKQIQLNLYIDKNIPDYISGDPVRLSQILTNLVDNAIKFTNTGGLIVIHIELIEKINENAKIIFKISDTGIGISKQKIDNIFDSFTQATNNTNRKYGGTGLGLAIVKKLIELQNGKIFVESEINKGSTFTFILDYKISTGKNIIKKTESYKIIKAKHLIKLNILLVEDNDVNATLAIDTIKMYNKNIKINVAQNGKIALEKIKANNYDLVIMDVQMPVMDGYEATKIIRNEFPDNLNKIPILGMSAHAMKEEKEKCLNVGMNDYLTKPFVPENLLNKIYNLLKFETTSLIPQDEQFKENIITPASSIQKHYNIDISIIKKTYDNDINKVKKILIVFKDYIPKQIDLLQQNHKNKNQNKIKTISHSLKISFNYLRLKILANLSDEIKNMAVSKNNYNEMNENINSIINEWNSVENELKSIIDKI; encoded by the coding sequence ATGACAAAAAATTATTTGCTTATTGCTTTTATTATAATTGTTATTAACAATTTATCAGCACAGGATAATAATATTATATTTGAACACCTCAAAATCAAAGACGGACTTTCGCAAAGCACCGTTTATTCTATTTTACAAGACCAAAAAGGTTTTATGTGGTTTGGCACACAGGATCGTGGATTAAACAAATACGATGCTTATTCATTTACTATTTATACTAACAATCCTCTTGATTCCTTATCTATTTCCAGTAATCGTATATCAAAAATTATTCAGGATAAAAAAGGAAACATCTGGATTGGGACATGGGGAGGTGGACTTTGTAAATATATTCCAGAAAAAGATATTTTTATTAACTATTTACATAATCCTAATAATCCAAATAGCATTAGTCAGAATAAAGCTCAAACTGTTTATGAAGATTTTAATGGGAATATTTGGATTGGAACAGTAAATGGTGGACTGAACAAATTTGACCCCACAAATGAAGTTTTTACTCATTATAAATATAATCCGCTAAATCCATATAGTATTAGCAATGATCGTATTTGGTCTATTACTCAAGACAAAAAGGGGAATTTGTGGATTGCTACAAGTAATGGTCTATGTAAAATGTTTACAAAAGATGAAACATTTGTCAGGTATCTATATAATCCCGATGACAAATCAAGTATTAGTCATAAACAGGTTAGGACTGTGTTTATTGATAAATCAGAAACTATTTGGGTAGGAACCGCTATTGGTTTAGATAAATTTGATCCGAAAACAGAAAAATTCTCTCATTTTATATTTCCTACAAAAAGCAAAGAAAAAAATTCGGTAAATATAATACTTGACGATCATAAGGGTTCATTATGGATTGGCACTCATATTGGAGGCTTATATAAATTTAATCCTACAACAAGTAAATATATAAACTATATACATGACCCAAACAATAAAAATAGTATAGGATATAATGATGTAAGAGATATTTTTGAAGATAATTCTAAAATTTTATGGATTTCAACAAGAGGTGGCGGTATAGACAAAATTGACCTCAAACCTAAAAAATTCAATCATTTTGCACATATTCCAAACTGTGATAACAGCCTTAGCAATAACCGTATAAAAGCAATATTTGAAGATAAAGAAGGAATACTTTGGATTGGAACAGATGTTGGAGGAGGTTTAGACAAATTTGACAGGAAAAATAACAAATTTACTCATTACTTTAACAATCCGTATAATCCTAAAAGCATTAGCAGCAACGACATAACTGCTATTACAGAAGACAAATTCAACAACATCTGGATTGGTACTGACGGAAGCGGAATAAATATCTTTAATCGAAAAACTAATAATTTCACCCACCTAAAAAATGATCAAAACAATCCAAAAAGCTTATGTCATAACGATATATGGACCATTTTTGAGGATAATGACGGTTTTATCTGGCTTGGTACAGACAATGGTTTAGATAGGTATGATTGGAATAATAAAGTATTTATTCATTATAAAAATAATCCCGATAACCCTACATCAATAAGTAACAATCAAATATCAATCATATATCAGGATACCTATGGTGGGTTATGGATTGGTACTGATAATGGACTTAATAAATATATTAAAGAAAACGATAATTTTATTAATTTTAAGAACGACCCAAATAATCCCAATACAATAAGTTGTAATACAATTATTTCAATATATGAGGATGAAATGAATAATTTTTGGATTGGAACAATTAATGGTTTAAACAAATTCGACAGAGAAAATAAAAATTTTATATGCTATTCAAAAAAAGAAGGACTTATTGGAAATGCTGTTCATGGAATTGTAGAAGATAATAGTGGAAATCTATGGGTTAGCACGGTAAACGGACTTTCAAAATTTGACCCTTATCAAAAAAAATTCAAAAATTATGACATATACGATGGATTACAAAATAATGATTTCGCAAAAAATGCAAATTGTAAAAGCTATACCGGAGAACTAATTTTTGGAGGCATAAATGGATTTAATATATTTTCTCCCGACAGTATTAAAGACAATCCTTTTGTGCCACCTATTGTTATTACAGATTTTCAGATTTTTAATAAATCAATAAAAGCAGGAAAAAATTCACCCTTAAAAAAACACATTAATTATACATCCGAAATACATCTTTCATATAAACATTCTGTTATTTCTTTTCACTTTTCGGCACTTAACTACACTAAAACTGCTAAAAACAAATACGAGTACAAACTTGAAGGATTCGACAAAAATTGGATAAATATTGGAACACGAAGATTTGTAAGCTATACAAATATTGATAATGGAACTTATTTTTTCAGAGTCAGGGGTTCTAATAATGACGGAGTATGGAACAAAGAAGGAGTTTCAATAAAAATTATTAAAAACCCACCTTTTTGGGAAACAATAGTTTTTTATGTTATAATTATTATTATATTTTTTCTTCTTATATATGGATTATTTAAGCTTCGACTCAAATCGTTAAGAAATGATAAAAAATATCTTGAAGAAAAAGTAAACGATAGAACAAGAGAGATAAATTTTCAGAAAAAAGAACTTGAAAAAGCATATGAGGAAGTCAAAAAAAGTTCAAAATCTAAAGAGCTTTTTTTAGCAAACACAAGTCATGAAATCCGAACCCCACTTAATGTTATTATCGGATATACAAACCTTCTGATGAACACAATAAAAAATACAAAACAATTATTGTATGTTAATAATATTCGTTTGTCAAGCAACAACCTGTTGGTTTTAATAAATGATATTTTAGATTTTTCAAAAATTGAAGCCGGCAAATTATCTATTAAAATATCCGACTTTGTATTCCGTGACGAAATTAACCGCTTATACGACCTGATGCTCTCTAAAGCAAACAAAAAACAAATACAACTCAATTTATACATTGACAAAAATATTCCTGATTATATTTCAGGAGACCCTGTACGTTTGTCGCAAATTTTAACCAATCTTGTAGATAATGCAATAAAATTTACAAACACAGGAGGTTTAATAGTAATTCACATTGAATTAATTGAAAAAATTAATGAAAACGCAAAAATCATATTTAAGATAAGCGATACAGGTATTGGAATCTCAAAACAAAAAATCGATAATATCTTCGACAGCTTCACTCAGGCAACTAATAACACTAATAGAAAATACGGAGGGACAGGGCTCGGATTAGCTATTGTAAAAAAACTTATTGAATTACAAAATGGAAAAATCTTTGTTGAAAGTGAAATAAACAAAGGCTCAACATTTACTTTTATTTTAGATTATAAAATATCAACAGGCAAAAATATAATCAAAAAAACCGAATCATATAAAATAATCAAAGCAAAACATTTAATCAAACTGAATATTTTGTTGGTTGAAGATAACGATGTTAATGCAACCTTGGCAATTGATACCATAAAAATGTATAATAAAAATATAAAAATTAATGTTGCTCAGAATGGCAAAATTGCTCTTGAAAAAATAAAAGCAAATAATTACGATTTAGTAATTATGGATGTTCAAATGCCTGTTATGGATGGTTATGAAGCAACAAAAATTATCCGAAATGAATTCCCTGATAATTTAAACAAAATTCCAATTCTTGGTATGTCGGCACATGCCATGAAAGAAGAAAAGGAAAAGTGTCTTAATGTTGGCATGAACGATTATCTTACAAAACCATTTGTTCCGGAAAATCTTTTAAATAAAATCTATAATCTTTTAAAATTTGAAACAACCAGTTTAATTCCTCAGGATGAGCAGTTTAAAGAAAACATAATAACACCTGCATCAAGCATACAGAAACATTATAATATTGATATTTCTATTATTAAAAAAACGTATGATAACGATATTAATAAAGTAAAAAAAATATTAATTGTTTTTAAAGATTATATTCCCAAACAAATTGATCTCCTCCAACAAAATCATAAAAATAAAAACCAGAACAAAATCAAAACTATTTCACATTCATTAAAAATATCTTTTAATTATCTTAGGTTAAAAATTTTAGCAAACCTATCTGATGAAATTAAAAATATGGCTGTAAGTAAAAACAATTATAATGAAATGAATGAAAATATAAATTCGATAATAAATGAATGGAATAGTGTTGAAAACGAATTAAAATCTATAATTGATAAAATATAA